One Campylobacter pinnipediorum subsp. caledonicus genomic window carries:
- the hisS gene encoding histidine--tRNA ligase codes for MINALRGMKDMMLKKAKLYEHIVKICEQTAKNYGYTLVKTPHLEQTSLFKRSVGESSDIVGKEMYQFTDKGDNDVCLRPEGTAGVVRAFIESKQDKTNGVYRYFYHGSMFRYERPQKGRLREFHQFGVECFGEADVKEDASVILMLNEILTKLNIKTTLKINSLGDASSMATYKEKLVKFLDEHDNEICADCQRRKALNPIRVLDCKNESCQEIYKNAPLMIDNLNDEAKADFEKLKEILTNNQISFEIDPKLVRGLDYYCKTAFEFISNEIGSQSAVAGGGRYDRLVEYLGGKANYGVGFAMGIERIMEILNEIDEKRDGIYICALDEKYTDYIFNLGIKLRKDFKVDISYKAKKLQKHLSDADNNNSKIFLCVGENEKNNNEIWFKNLQTKNEKTIKIDDIYKELENE; via the coding sequence ATGATAAACGCACTTCGTGGAATGAAAGATATGATGTTAAAAAAAGCCAAATTATATGAGCATATAGTAAAAATTTGCGAACAGACAGCAAAAAATTATGGCTATACATTAGTAAAAACTCCTCATTTAGAACAGACATCTCTTTTTAAAAGAAGTGTTGGTGAAAGTAGCGATATAGTCGGCAAAGAGATGTATCAATTTACAGACAAAGGCGACAACGATGTCTGCTTAAGACCAGAAGGAACAGCTGGTGTTGTAAGAGCGTTTATAGAGTCAAAACAAGATAAAACAAATGGTGTTTATAGATATTTTTATCACGGTTCTATGTTTAGATACGAAAGACCACAAAAAGGAAGACTTAGGGAATTTCATCAATTTGGAGTTGAGTGTTTTGGAGAAGCTGATGTAAAAGAAGATGCAAGTGTTATTCTTATGCTAAACGAGATACTAACAAAACTAAATATCAAAACCACTCTTAAAATAAACTCACTAGGTGATGCTTCATCAATGGCTACTTATAAAGAAAAATTGGTAAAGTTCTTAGATGAGCATGACAATGAGATATGTGCTGATTGCCAAAGAAGAAAGGCCTTAAATCCTATAAGAGTTCTTGATTGTAAGAATGAAAGCTGTCAAGAAATATACAAAAATGCACCGCTTATGATAGATAATTTAAACGATGAAGCAAAGGCTGATTTTGAAAAATTAAAAGAAATTTTAACTAATAATCAAATATCTTTTGAGATAGATCCAAAACTTGTTAGAGGTCTTGATTATTACTGCAAAACAGCATTTGAGTTTATTAGCAACGAGATAGGCTCACAAAGCGCTGTTGCTGGTGGCGGAAGATACGATAGACTGGTTGAATATCTTGGAGGCAAGGCAAATTACGGTGTTGGTTTTGCTATGGGCATAGAAAGAATTATGGAAATCTTAAACGAGATAGATGAAAAAAGAGATGGAATTTATATATGTGCTTTAGATGAAAAATATACAGATTATATTTTTAACTTGGGCATAAAGCTAAGAAAAGATTTTAAAGTAGATATATCTTATAAAGCAAAAAAACTTCAAAAACATCTATCAGATGCAGACAACAACAATTCAAAAATTTTCCTATGTGTTGGAGAAAATGAAAAAAACAACAATGAAATTTGGTTTAAAAACCTACAAACAAAAAATGAAAAAACTATAAAAATAGATGATATTTATAAGGAGCTTGAAAATGAATGA
- the tmk gene encoding dTMP kinase, with protein MYILFEGIDGVGKSTQIKKISQFYNDVLITKEPGATPFGDKIRDILLHGKFDLSKKAEMFLFLADRAEHTQSVIEKNQDKLILSDRGFVSGISYAITNDSELNFDTLLSFNKFALNNNMPDKIIFFKADESLILKRFKLRNKKDTIEKRGIKYLLQVQENMENTIDKLGIESLKIDATLKKDEITKQIINFINLDKDRI; from the coding sequence ATGTATATTTTATTTGAAGGTATAGATGGAGTTGGTAAAAGCACACAGATAAAAAAAATATCACAATTTTATAATGATGTTTTAATAACAAAAGAGCCAGGCGCAACGCCTTTTGGCGACAAGATAAGAGATATTTTATTGCATGGAAAATTTGATTTAAGCAAAAAGGCGGAGATGTTTTTATTCTTAGCAGATAGAGCTGAACACACCCAAAGCGTAATAGAAAAGAACCAAGATAAATTAATACTTAGCGATAGAGGTTTTGTGTCAGGTATCTCATATGCCATAACAAATGATAGCGAATTAAATTTTGATACTCTTTTGAGCTTTAATAAATTTGCATTAAACAATAATATGCCTGATAAAATTATATTTTTTAAAGCTGATGAGAGCTTGATTTTAAAAAGATTTAAGCTTAGAAATAAAAAAGACACAATAGAAAAAAGAGGTATAAAATATCTCTTGCAAGTTCAAGAAAATATGGAAAATACCATAGATAAATTAGGTATCGAAAGCTTAAAAATAGATGCTACTTTAAAAAAAGATGAGATAACAAAACAGATAATAAATTTTATAAACTTAGATAAGGATAGGATATGA
- the coaD gene encoding pantetheine-phosphate adenylyltransferase, translating to MYPGTFDPLTNGHVDVITRASKIFSKVIVAVAKNDNKKPLFSLEHRIKMAKECVKKLKNVEILGFDGLLVDFAKQHDIKINIRGLRAVSDFEYELQMGYANSTLYHEFETIYLMPSLNNSFISSSIVRSVLNHNGDVSKLVPKEIIKYLKEIK from the coding sequence ATGTATCCTGGAACCTTTGACCCCTTAACAAATGGACATGTAGATGTTATAACAAGAGCATCTAAGATTTTTAGCAAAGTAATAGTAGCTGTTGCAAAAAACGACAACAAAAAGCCTTTGTTTAGCTTAGAACATAGAATAAAAATGGCAAAAGAGTGTGTAAAAAAACTAAAAAATGTTGAGATATTGGGATTTGATGGTTTACTTGTTGATTTTGCAAAACAACACGATATAAAGATAAATATAAGAGGTCTTAGGGCTGTTAGTGATTTTGAGTATGAACTACAAATGGGCTATGCAAACTCTACACTTTATCATGAATTTGAAACAATATATTTAATGCCTAGCTTAAATAATTCATTTATCTCAAGCTCTATAGTAAGGTCTGTATTAAACCACAATGGAGATGTAAGTAAATTAGTTCCAAAAGAGATTATTAAATATCTTAAAGAGATAAAATAA
- a CDS encoding UbiX family flavin prenyltransferase → MKIAVGITGASGCFLGFKLAYEISKNHETYVVISESAKTTLKLENGINFNEEKQKLQKATILDDKDIGACVASGSFGIQKTIIAPCSINTLAKISNGFCDTLITRMAAVALKEQKRLVLGVREMPFSNISLKQMSELSSLNVMIAPPVFGFYSKSQSFDDICDFIVGKWLDTLGIENSLYKRWN, encoded by the coding sequence ATGAAAATAGCAGTAGGAATAACGGGCGCTAGTGGTTGTTTTTTAGGCTTTAAATTAGCCTATGAAATAAGTAAAAATCACGAAACATATGTTGTGATAAGTGAAAGTGCAAAAACCACACTAAAACTTGAAAATGGAATAAATTTTAATGAAGAAAAACAAAAGCTACAAAAAGCTACAATCCTTGATGATAAAGACATAGGTGCTTGTGTTGCTTCTGGTTCATTTGGAATACAAAAGACCATCATTGCACCTTGTTCCATAAACACACTAGCAAAGATATCAAATGGTTTTTGCGATACACTAATAACAAGAATGGCAGCCGTTGCATTAAAAGAACAAAAAAGATTAGTACTTGGAGTAAGAGAGATGCCATTTTCAAATATATCCCTTAAACAGATGAGTGAACTAAGCTCATTAAATGTTATGATAGCTCCACCGGTGTTTGGATTTTATTCAAAATCACAAAGTTTTGATGATATCTGTGATTTTATAGTTGGAAAATGGCTTGATACTCTTGGGATAGAAAACTCATTATATAAAAGATGGAATTAA
- the flgA gene encoding flagellar basal body P-ring formation chaperone FlgA: protein MYCINDSTISLKTFGFDGEDNEILNLENKRAAKIDKEKLFEILKSNFKTFNDKTGKTVAFVRNCTTYDKIQAEFIKTLSNEYQNIDIKDIDIISQNKLPDNFDNFKLKEISVLKNPKSNGNFKATFVVNDFNIKTLYFRYNFKAQIPVFVAIKNLNRGDELDVFDYQKSFVDFNKFDINLLKDIDNSKMIVKTEIKAGDVLLTQNFTKISLIKRGDKINATLNDGGLSLIIETIAVQNGNLGDEITVRTKDRKSFKAKIVSKNMAIIQ from the coding sequence ATGTATTGTATAAACGATAGCACTATAAGCTTAAAAACATTTGGTTTTGATGGCGAAGATAATGAAATTTTAAATCTTGAAAACAAACGTGCAGCAAAGATAGATAAAGAAAAACTATTTGAAATTTTAAAATCTAATTTTAAAACATTTAATGATAAAACAGGAAAAACAGTCGCCTTTGTAAGAAATTGCACTACCTATGATAAAATTCAAGCAGAATTTATAAAAACATTAAGCAATGAGTATCAAAATATAGATATCAAGGATATTGATATAATATCACAAAATAAACTTCCAGATAATTTTGATAATTTTAAATTAAAAGAAATTTCGGTATTAAAAAATCCAAAATCAAATGGAAACTTTAAAGCTACTTTTGTGGTAAATGACTTTAATATCAAAACTCTTTATTTTAGATATAATTTTAAAGCCCAAATACCTGTTTTTGTTGCTATAAAAAACCTTAATAGGGGCGATGAATTAGATGTTTTTGATTATCAAAAATCATTTGTGGATTTTAATAAATTTGATATAAACTTATTAAAAGATATTGATAATTCTAAAATGATAGTAAAAACAGAGATTAAAGCCGGAGATGTTCTATTAACACAGAATTTCACAAAAATCTCTTTGATAAAAAGAGGTGATAAGATAAATGCCACATTAAACGATGGTGGATTAAGCTTGATAATAGAGACAATAGCTGTTCAAAATGGAAACTTAGGTGATGAAATAACAGTAAGAACAAAAGATAGAAAAAGCTTTAAAGCAAAGATAGTATCAAAAAATATGGCGATTATACAATGA
- a CDS encoding molybdopterin molybdotransferase MoeA encodes MLELNEVFEILKSNETLDECVALENALGKITSQDIIAIKDLPCFDNSALDGFAIKFDQKENGYKLIDTVFAGETRKTQIKDNECIKIMTGAIFPEGADTILKIEDSIEKDGKIYPKNPEKLKKGDAHRFKGEEITTGNILIKKGTKLEPTHVMLLAAQGIYNVKVKPNPKIAIFSSGNELKEPWEFANETQIYNANALGISSLLQKNGFNSSYFGIIKDDLEQTINSLKNTSNFDVVICSGGASMGDADFMKMALDKLGYIQIFDKINLKPGAPTKAYKKDNQTVFILPGNPMAAYICNLVIVVPFLNNSKPEMIKCISGENIKFKKGRANVVLGNLQDGKFYSLNNNKYGSGMITPLTQSDFIYISNPSEEQIMQDQEIYIMKIS; translated from the coding sequence ATGCTTGAATTAAATGAAGTTTTTGAAATTTTAAAAAGCAATGAAACGCTAGATGAATGTGTTGCCTTAGAAAATGCATTGGGTAAAATAACAAGCCAGGATATAATAGCTATAAAAGATCTTCCTTGTTTTGATAATTCGGCCTTAGATGGATTTGCCATAAAATTTGATCAAAAAGAAAACGGATACAAGCTTATAGACACTGTCTTTGCTGGCGAAACAAGAAAAACACAAATAAAAGACAATGAATGTATAAAAATAATGACTGGGGCTATATTCCCAGAAGGAGCTGATACTATTTTAAAAATAGAGGATAGTATTGAAAAAGATGGAAAAATATATCCAAAAAACCCAGAAAAATTAAAAAAAGGTGATGCGCATAGATTTAAAGGTGAAGAGATAACAACAGGAAATATCCTAATAAAAAAAGGAACAAAACTAGAGCCAACTCACGTAATGCTACTAGCAGCTCAAGGTATATATAATGTAAAGGTAAAACCAAACCCTAAAATAGCTATATTTTCAAGCGGGAATGAATTAAAAGAGCCTTGGGAATTTGCAAATGAGACACAAATTTATAATGCCAATGCACTTGGAATTTCATCACTACTTCAAAAAAATGGATTTAACTCATCATACTTTGGAATAATAAAAGATGACTTAGAACAAACAATAAATTCCTTAAAAAATACAAGCAATTTTGATGTAGTTATATGTTCTGGCGGGGCTAGCATGGGTGATGCTGATTTTATGAAAATGGCTTTAGATAAGCTTGGATATATACAAATTTTTGATAAAATAAACCTAAAACCTGGAGCTCCAACAAAAGCTTATAAAAAAGATAACCAAACAGTATTTATACTACCTGGAAATCCAATGGCTGCATATATTTGCAATCTTGTTATAGTTGTACCTTTTTTAAATAATAGTAAGCCTGAGATGATAAAATGCATATCTGGCGAGAATATAAAGTTTAAAAAAGGTCGTGCAAATGTTGTTTTAGGAAATTTACAAGATGGTAAATTTTATAGTTTAAATAACAACAAATATGGCTCAGGTATGATAACACCGCTAACACAAAGCGATTTTATATACATATCAAACCCATCTGAAGAGCAAATTATGCAAGACCAAGAAATTTATATAATGAAAATTTCTTGA
- the murA gene encoding UDP-N-acetylglucosamine 1-carboxyvinyltransferase: protein MYYLQITGQNKLSGEVKISGAKNAALPIIALTLLAKNKVNIKNIPNVADIKTLAQLLTNLGSNCEYKNDNEINIDTTGINSTTATYDIVRKMRASILVLGPLLARFGKCEVSLPGGCAIGQRPIDLHLSALEKMGAEIQIKQGYVVASAKNGLQGAKIVFDKVTVTGSENIIMAAALANGKTHLINVAKEPEVVQICEILSKAGVKIEGIGTDELIIHGTNKELLDIDKINVIPDRIEAGTYLCAGAITNSQITITNVNPKHLEAITTKLEQMGFKIQTNENKTTIIPADKINSCEIVTREYPGFPTDMQAQFMALSLVADGVSTIDERLFENRFMHVSELLRMGADIRLNGHMASIYGGKKLNAADVMATDLRASSALVLAALAAEGTSRVHRIYHLDRGYENLHEKLQMLGANIQRLKEE from the coding sequence ATGTATTATTTGCAAATAACTGGACAAAACAAACTATCAGGCGAAGTTAAGATAAGTGGAGCTAAAAATGCAGCTCTACCTATAATAGCACTAACTTTGCTTGCAAAAAACAAAGTTAATATAAAAAATATTCCAAATGTAGCTGACATAAAAACACTAGCGCAATTATTAACAAATTTAGGCTCAAATTGCGAATATAAAAACGATAATGAAATCAATATAGACACAACAGGGATAAACTCAACCACTGCAACATATGACATAGTAAGGAAAATGAGAGCTTCTATACTTGTATTAGGACCACTTTTAGCTAGATTTGGTAAATGCGAAGTAAGTCTTCCTGGTGGATGTGCGATAGGTCAAAGACCTATAGATCTTCATCTATCAGCACTAGAAAAAATGGGTGCTGAAATACAAATCAAACAAGGATATGTCGTAGCCAGTGCAAAAAATGGCTTACAAGGTGCAAAAATAGTTTTTGATAAGGTAACAGTAACTGGTAGTGAAAATATTATAATGGCTGCTGCATTGGCAAATGGAAAAACGCATCTAATAAATGTAGCAAAAGAGCCTGAGGTTGTTCAAATATGTGAAATTTTATCAAAAGCTGGTGTTAAAATAGAAGGCATAGGCACAGATGAGCTTATAATACACGGAACAAATAAAGAGCTTTTAGATATAGATAAAATAAATGTTATACCAGACAGAATAGAGGCTGGAACCTACCTATGTGCTGGAGCTATAACAAACTCACAAATAACAATCACAAATGTAAATCCAAAACATTTAGAAGCTATCACAACAAAACTTGAACAAATGGGATTTAAAATACAAACAAATGAAAATAAAACAACTATCATTCCGGCTGATAAAATAAATAGTTGCGAAATTGTAACAAGAGAGTATCCAGGGTTTCCAACCGATATGCAAGCTCAATTTATGGCGCTATCTTTAGTCGCTGATGGCGTAAGCACTATAGATGAAAGACTTTTTGAAAATCGCTTTATGCATGTAAGTGAGCTTTTAAGAATGGGTGCTGATATAAGATTAAACGGTCATATGGCAAGTATTTATGGTGGCAAAAAGCTAAATGCCGCAGATGTTATGGCTACAGACCTTAGAGCAAGTTCGGCTCTAGTTCTCGCAGCTCTCGCAGCAGAAGGAACGAGTAGAGTTCATAGAATTTATCACCTTGATAGAGGGTATGAAAATTTACATGAAAAACTACAAATGCTTGGCGCAAACATACAAAGACTTAAGGAAGAATAA
- a CDS encoding ferritin-like domain-containing protein, producing MNFFDSIWDIINEGNKNKKIAKFHKFYKEYKNTKDINFNRVSEPRSLEKPCYGDFCDVVSMRNLNKKIPQKDKNLYFIHSVAHIEFSAIDIALDECYRFDLMSRDFYDDWLEVADDEVRHFLMIEDLLAKNGGYYGCMQVHDGLFVALKKTENSLLERMALLPRYMEANGLDANAHIIKKLKKQNASIDLINALQIILDEEIAHVKKGDKWFKYACKIENIDPLEYINIIQRLYPNSFLTSRELNEEDRLKAGFSIDEIKIIKQMAIR from the coding sequence GTGAATTTTTTTGATTCGATTTGGGATATTATTAATGAAGGCAATAAAAACAAAAAGATTGCAAAATTTCATAAATTTTATAAAGAATACAAAAATACAAAAGATATAAATTTTAATAGGGTAAGTGAGCCAAGATCTCTTGAAAAACCTTGTTATGGTGATTTTTGTGATGTGGTTTCTATGAGGAATTTAAATAAAAAAATACCACAAAAAGATAAAAATTTATATTTTATACATTCTGTTGCTCATATAGAATTTAGTGCTATTGATATAGCCTTAGATGAGTGCTATAGATTTGATTTGATGAGTCGTGATTTTTATGATGATTGGCTTGAGGTAGCCGATGATGAGGTGCGTCATTTTTTGATGATAGAAGATTTGCTTGCTAAAAATGGTGGATATTATGGCTGCATGCAAGTGCATGATGGGCTTTTTGTGGCACTTAAAAAAACAGAAAATAGTCTTTTAGAAAGAATGGCGCTTCTGCCTAGATATATGGAAGCAAATGGTCTTGATGCAAATGCTCATATAATCAAAAAATTAAAAAAACAAAATGCTAGCATTGATCTTATAAATGCTTTGCAAATTATACTTGATGAAGAGATAGCCCATGTGAAAAAAGGCGATAAGTGGTTTAAGTATGCTTGTAAAATTGAAAATATAGATCCGCTAGAATACATAAACATAATACAAAGACTTTATCCAAATTCATTTTTGACAAGTAGAGAATTAAACGAAGAAGATAGGCTTAAGGCTGGTTTTTCTATAGATGAGATAAAAATCATAAAACAGATGGCTATAAGATGA